From a single Miscanthus floridulus cultivar M001 chromosome 8, ASM1932011v1, whole genome shotgun sequence genomic region:
- the LOC136475122 gene encoding kinesin-like protein KIN-10A, which produces MAPPPTPPARPAPVPQATAAAATPLRTPASKHRLHFPAATPRNANNGGGGATEHPVEVIGRIRNLASGATSALEIAGGGTAVRVRGDAGGCRDFTLDGVSVSEEENLEGFYRRFVRSRIQGVRVGAKCTVMVYGPTGSGKSHTMFGCANNPGIVYRALRDILEGGGGGEGDSAEDDAGFDAGLFVQVAVLEIYNEEIYDLLAGSGATAKGNAPKARLEVMGKKAKNATYISGNEAGKISREVSKVEKRRTVKSTLCNERSSRSHCMIILDVPSVGGRLMLVDMAGSENIEAAGQTGFEAKMQTAKINQGNTALKRVVESIANGDSHVPFRDSKLTMLLQDSFEDDKSKILMILCASPDPKELHKTVSTLEYGAKAKCIIRAAHAATPRDKMSSEESSAMLNSRIVAMNQFIHKLQKENKLREKERNEAQNGLRLKEEELAQLRTKLNLIEGQEMEKTWSLRSELMKMEEAMLKQQQELTALRQRLQEVEREKADGSQLVQQDIFGGRLLARLSEMPAGLDQSMAMSMSMDLDTGDQSAMQDVKVIKEDTRQQGHIWNQTATAASACTGSVVQEDDVRLSGYPEKTVLTTVFEEGDEEDAEKECGLQEGVRKEVVEENFKVDITQHTLSELDDPATRKHRIENIFRLCGNHREITKKPKVQSPAKEMFWNENKSPAKQVFGDQNKSPANQTFGDENKEPSAWGAIENPMCDVRVTDSPVSSQLSPIVCQVVDAPLSDQLNTCSAMEESDPNKENSLAGQKDGGLLEVYIKWESGSLIKGLKLLRNSCLSDLRKLIEAHFQEVGSKQQQHQFTFLLLGDPSGAPVSRDKEASVQISRLPHWNNQPDSYLACLRAAKKPAADHIPFSLLDSKLNTVVKDVHLAAGAMSPKVNQMSSPSKVNQMSPNYIRELRA; this is translated from the exons ATGGCTCCGCCGCCCACCCCGCCTGCGCGTCCGGCGCCGGTGCCTCAGGCCACGGCCGCGGCCGCGACGCCACTCAGGACGCCCGCGTCCAAGCACCGCCTCCACTTCCCCGCCGCCACCCCGAGGAACGCcaacaacggcggcggcggcgccacggAGCACCCGGTCGAGGTGATCGGCCGCATCCGGAACCTCGCCTCGGGTGCTACGTCCGCGCTGGAGATCGCGGGCGGCGGGACGGCCGTGCGCGTGCGCGGCGACGCGGGCGGGTGCCGCGACTTCACCCTCGACGGCGTCTCCGTGTCCGAGGAGGAGAACCTCGAGGgcttctaccgccgcttcgtgcGCTCCAGGATCCAGGGCGTCCGGGTCGGGGCCAAGTGCACCGTCATGGTCTACGGGCCCACGGGGTCCGGGAAGAGCCACACCATGTTCGGCTGCGCCAACAATCCCGGGATCGTGTACCGCGCGCTCAGGGACATCCTGgagggaggcggaggcggcgaagGCGATTCCGCCGAGGATGACGCCGGGTTTGACGCCGGCCTCTTCGTGCAGGTCGCGGTGCTGGAGATCTACAACGAGGAGATCTACGATTTGCTCGCGGGAAGCGGGGCCACTGCTAAAGGAAACGCCCCCAAG GCGAGACTGGAAGTAATGGGGAAAAAAGCAAAGAACGCAACTTATATATCTGGAAATGAAGCTGGGAAGATATCAAGAGAAGTTTCTAAGGTGGAAAAGCGAAGAACTGTGAAGAGCACACTTTGCAATGAGAGAAGTTCGCGAAGCCATTGCATG ATTATCCTGGATGTCCCATCTGTGGGAGGAAGGTTAATGCTTGTGGACATGGCTGGTTCTGAAAACATAGAAGCAGCAGGACAAACAGGATTTGAAGCCAAAATGCAG ACAGCAAAAATTAACCAAGGGAACACTGCTTTGAAGCGAGTAGTTGAATCCATTGCTAATGGTGATTCCCATGTTCCATTTAGGGACAGCAAGCTCACAATGCTACTACAG GATTCATTTGAAGATGACAAATCAAAAATCCTGATGATTCTGTGTGCTAGTCCTGACCCAAAAGAACTGCACAAGACAGTTTCTACTTTGGAATATGGTGCTAAGGCAAAGTGTATTATCCGTGCTGCTCATGCCGCAACACCTAGGGACAAAATGAGCTCTGAGGAGTCATCTGCGATGCTCAATTCCAGAATTGTTGCGATGAACCAGTTCATCCACAAGCTTCAAAAGGAGAACAAATTGAGGGAGAAAGAGCGCAATGAGGCCCAGAATGGGCTAAGGCTGAAGGAAGAGGAGCTAGCACAACTGAGAACAAAGCTCAATCTGATAGAAGGGCAAGAAATGGAGAAAACCTGGTCATTGAGGAGTGAACTCATGAAGATGGAAGAAGCGATGCTTAAGCAGCAGCAAGAGCTTACTGCACTAAGACAGCGACTGCAGGAGGTTGAGCGTGAAAAGGCTGATGGTTCTCAGCTAGTGCAGCAGGATATCTTTGGAGGTAGATTGCTGGCACGGCTATCAGAGATGCCTGCAGGCCTTGATCAATCAATGGCAATGTCCATGTCTATGGACTTGGATACGGGAGACCAGTCAGCCATGCAAGATGTCAAGGTAATAAAGGAGGATACTCGCCAGCAGGGCCACATATGGAATCAAACAGCCACAGCAGCAAGTGCTTGCACAGGGTCTGTGGTGCAAGAAGATGATGTCAGGCTGTCCGGGTATCCTGAAAAGACTGTCCTCACCACTGTGTTTGAGGAGGGAGATGAAGAGGATGCAGAGAAGGAATGTGGTCTTCAAGAGGGGGTACGCAAGGAGGTTGTAGAGGAGAACTTTAAGGTGGACATAACACAACATACACTTTCTGAGCTAGATGATCCTGCAACAAGGAAGCATCGGATTGAGAACATATTCAGGCTCTGTGGCAATCATCGTGAAATAACTAAGAAACCAAAGGTCCAGTCACCAGCAAAGGAAATGTTCTGGAATGAGAACAAGTCTCCAGCGAAGCAAGTGTTTGGGGATCAGAACAAATCACCGGCAAACCAAACTTTTGGAGATGAAAACAAGGAGCCGTCGGCATGGGGAGCTATAGAGAACCCCATGTGCGACGTCAGAGTGACTGACAGCCCAGTGTCTTCTCAACTTTCTCCAATCGTATGCCAAGTTGTGGATGCACCATTATCGGATCAACTGAATACATGCAGTGCAATGGAAGAGAGTGATCCCAACAAGGAGAACAGCCTTGCTGGACAGAAGGATGGTGGCCTCTTGGAAGTTTACATAAAATGGGAGTCTGGCAGCCTGATCAAAGGGCTGAAGCTACTGCGCAACTCATGCCTTTCAGATCTGAGGAAGCTAATAGAGGCTCACTTTCAAGAAGTAGGCAGCAAACAGCAGCAGCATCAGTTCACCTTCCTTCTCCTAGGG GATCCGTCCGGTGCTCCGGTGTCCAGGGACAAGGAAGCTTCGGTGCAGATAAGCAGGCTGCCTCACTGGAACAACCAGCCGGACAGCTACCTCGCGTGCCTGCGCGCAGCCAAGAAGCCGGCTGCAGACCACATACCCTTCAGCCTGCTGGACAGCAAGCTGAACACGGTTGTGAAGGACGTGCACCTCGCCGCAGGTGCGATGTCGCCCAAGGTCAACCAGATGAGCTCACCGAGCAAGGTCAACCAGATGAGCCCCAACTACATCCGGGAGCTGAGAGCTTGA
- the LOC136475123 gene encoding uncharacterized protein translates to MQASARLSSSAAFRKVIAGVSSATTRSCYRTSRGKAHVAPLPAQEPPLKGQKRATKQERKVRITEFVENYRASNEGKFPTITNIRQQIGGSHYTVYEVLSEMKYNHAKLQLGNPKSAPLQRTVEVTEHPMQKVEARVLESQVSEQSMAEDGAEVAQHQGTVEVSENSLPKDEGKVDQFQGTESESFKDLTDKPNPGNQQREIEANKFNLKNSKKSLDANASNASDESGSDMTNEAKTHARDDNPKHEQSANTGLLGSLKSFAYGIRNFWKNM, encoded by the exons ATGCAGGCGTCCGCGCGcctctcctcctccgccgccttcaGGAAAG TGATCGCGGGTGTCTCTAGCGCCACCACACGGTCGTGCTACCGGACCTCCCGGGGGAAGGCGCATGTGGCGCCGCTGCCTGCGCAGGAGCCGCCACTGAAGGGGCAGAAGAGGGCTACAAAGCAGGAGAGGAAGGTTCGGATAACGGAATTCGTTGAGAA TTATAGGGCATCAAATGAAGGCAAGTTTCCTACTATAACAAATATCCGTCAGCAAATTGGAGGCAGTCATTACACAGTGTATGAGGTACTTTCAGAAATGAAGTATAATCATGCAAAATTACAACTGGGTAATCCTAAGTCAGCTCCACTTCAACGAACAGTTGAAGTCACTGAGCACCCCATGCAAAAGGTTGAAGCCAGAGTGCTTGAAAGTCAAGTTTCTGAGCAGTCCATGGCCGAGGATGGTGCTGAAGTGGCTCAACATCAAGGAACAGTTGAAGTTTCTGAGAACTCCTTACCTAAGGATGAAGGTAAGGTGGATCAGTTTCAAGGAACAGAGAGTGAGAGCTTTAAGGACCTAACG GACAAACCAAACCCTGGAAATCAGCAAAGGGAAATAGAAGCTAACAAATTCAATTTGAAGAATTCGAAAAAatctttggatgcaaatgcttCAAATGCATCAGATGAAAGTGGAAGTGACATGACAAATGAGGCAAAGACACATGCCAG AGATGACAACCCAAAGCATGAGCAATCTGCAAACACGGGTCTTTTGGGCAGCCTGAAATCTTTTGCTTATGGCATCAGAAACTTCTGGAAAAATATGTAA
- the LOC136475125 gene encoding ABC transporter I family member 19-like, producing MHKVSDGQRRRVQICMGLLHPYKVLLLDEITVDLDVVTRMDLLDFFKEECEQREATIVYATHIFDGLETWATDFAYIQEGELRRFGRYSDIEELKSAKNLLSVVESWLRSETKLPKKEPPRPETQARRSSPLDASPFRSSRHMAYYR from the exons ATGCATAAAGTTTCAGATGGGCAGCGACGCAGGGTGCAAATCTGCATGGGTCTTCTTCATCCATACAAG GTGCTTTTGCTTGATGAAATCACCGTTGATCTGGACGTTGTGACCAGAATGGATCTGCTTGATTTCTTCAAGGAAGAGTGTGAGCAG AGGGAAGCTACCATCGTGTACGCGACTCATATATTTGATGGACTCGAGACATGGGCTACCGACTTTGCGTACATCCAAGAAGGCGAGCTGAGAAGATTTGGAAGATACTCCGACATCGAGGAGCTAAAGAGCGCCAAGAACCTGCTGTCAGTAGTCGAGTCGTGGCTGAGATCAGAGACCAAACTCCCGAAGAAGGAACCTCCACGTCCTGAGACCCAGGCCAGGCGTTCGTCGCCGTTGGACGCTTCTCCTTTCCGCTCATCACGCCACATGGCCTACTACCGTTGA